A genomic segment from Mus caroli chromosome 17, CAROLI_EIJ_v1.1, whole genome shotgun sequence encodes:
- the LOC110312373 gene encoding olfactory receptor 10H5-like codes for MAVMLGLNYTFVSEFILIGFSTFPHLQLMFFLLFLLMYLFTLLGNLLIMTTIWSEHSLHTPMYLFLCALSISEIFYTFAIIPRMLADLLSTLHSIAFLACASQMFFSFTFGFTHSFLLTVMGYDRYVAICHPLRYNVLMSPRGCACLVAWSWVGGSFMGTVVTTAIFNLTFCGPNEIHHFFCHVPPLLKLACGENVLEVAKGVGIVCITALLGCFLLILLSYTFIVVTILKIPSAEGRHKAFSTCASHLTVVVVHYGFASVIYLKPKGPKSLEGDTLMGITYTVLTPFLSPIIFSLRNKELKISMKKAFLKKLFPQNS; via the coding sequence ATGGCTGTCATGTTGGGGCTAAATTACACCTTTGTGTCAGAGTTCATCCTCATTGGCTTCTCTACCTTCCCTCATCTTCAGCTGATGTTCTTCCTGCTGTTCCTGCTCATGTACCTCTTCACACTGCTAGGCAACCTGCTCATCATGACCACCATCTGGAGTGAACACagtctccacacacccatgtacctCTTCCTGTGTGCCCTCTCCATCTCTGAGATTTTCTACACCTTTGCCATCATCCCACGTATGTTGGCTGACCTGCTCTCCACACTTCACTCCATCGCCTTTCTGGCCTGTGCCAGCCAGATGTTCTTCTCCTTCACATTTGGCTTCACCCATTCCTTTCTACTCACCGTCATGGGCTATGACCGCTACGTGGCCATCTGTCACCCACTGCGATACAATGTGCTCATGAGCCCCCGTGGCTGTGCCTGCCTGGTAGCCTGGTCCTGGGTTGGTGGATCATTCATGGGGACAGTGGTGACAACAGCCATTTTCAACCTCACCTTCTGTGGACCCAATGAGATCCACCATTTCTTCTGCCATGTTCCACCTCTATTGAAGTTGGCATGTGGAGAGAATGTATTGGAGGTGGCAAAGGGTGTAGGAATAGTGTGCATCACAGCCCTCCTGGGctgctttctcctcatcctcctctcatATACCTTCATTGTAGTTACCATCTTGAAGATACCATCAGCTGAGGGTCGGCACAAGGCTTTCTCCACATGTGCATCCCACCTCACAGTGGTGGTTGTACATTATGGCTTTGCCTCTGTCATTTACCTCAAGCCTAAGGGCCCCAAGTCTCTGGAAGGAGATACTCTGATGGGCATCACCTACACAGTCCTCACCCCCTTCCTTAGTCCCATCATCTTCAGTCTCAGGAACAAGGAGCTGAAAATAAGTATGAAGAAAGCTTTCCTCAAGAAATTATTTCCACAGAACTCCTAA